One window from the genome of Ictidomys tridecemlineatus isolate mIctTri1 chromosome 12, mIctTri1.hap1, whole genome shotgun sequence encodes:
- the LOC101963966 gene encoding interleukin-37 yields the protein MSVLEDNTGENMDFEDWEEEEAQCCSEDPAGSPMETGQSQASVSSVHTSPRVKAKEPQKFSIFDRDHKVLVLDSGTLKAIPHKSYILPETFFVLASHLAKPSEEKGSPILLAVSKGEFCLCCYKNKGKRKPSLQLKKKKLMSLAAQKETSRRAYVFYKSKVGSRYTLESAAHPGWFICTSRNSGDPVTVTDKTGRRKHTEFSFENPSRTEMSQ from the exons ATGTCCGTTTTGGAGGACAACACAGGAGAGAACAtggactttgaagactgggaagAAGAGGAAGCCCAGTGCTGCTCAGAAG ACCCAGCTGGAAGCCCCATGGAGACAGGCCAGAGCCAAGCCTCTGTGAGTTCTGTGCATACAA GTCCAAGAGTGAAGGCCAAAGAGCCCCAGAAATTCAGCATTTTCGACCGTGATCATAAAGTGTTGGTCCTGGACTCTGGGACCCTCAAAGCAATTCCACATAAAAGCTACATCCTCCCAG AGACATTCTTTGTGTTGGCCTCACATCTGGCAAAGCCCTCCGAGGAGAAAGGGTCTCCCATTTTGTTGGCCGTTTCTAAAGGAGAGTTCTGTCTCTGCTGTTACAAGAACAAAGGAAAACGTAAGCCATCCCTTCAGCTGAAG AAGAAGAAGCTGATGAGCCTGGCCGCCCAGAAGGAGACGTCGCGCCGGGCTTACGTCTTCTACAAGTCTAAGGTGGGCTCACGGTACACCCTGGAGTCCGCTGCCCACCCCGGCTGGTTCATCTGCACGTCCCGCAATTCCGGAGATCCTGTTACAGTGACGGATAAAACCGGGCGAAGGAAACACACCGAGTTTTCATTCGAGAATCCTAGCAGAACTGAAATGAGCCAGTAG